From a region of the Pseudanabaena sp. ABRG5-3 genome:
- a CDS encoding creatininase family protein, whose translation MNYFPANRYFAYLTSPAIASMPNKENVVIIQPMGAIEQHGAHLPLIVDAAISIGVLGRALEKLDSAIPAYALPPLYYGKSNEHSTFAGTITMSTQTMLAVLTDIAESVYRAGFRKLALMNSHGGQPQILEIVARDLHEKYPDLMIFPLFTWRVPNVAKDLLTSKELELGIHGGDAETSLMLALLPEQVDMDKAVTEYPYGLPEQSMLSMEGANPFAWVTRDLTQSGVLGDARVATKEKGEKILASLVDGWTELIKDIYKFEQPKAYGNHLL comes from the coding sequence TTGAATTATTTTCCTGCAAATCGTTACTTTGCTTATTTAACATCACCTGCGATCGCCTCAATGCCCAACAAGGAAAATGTGGTGATTATCCAACCGATGGGAGCGATCGAGCAGCATGGCGCACATTTACCATTGATTGTTGATGCGGCAATTAGTATTGGCGTATTAGGAAGAGCTTTAGAAAAGCTAGATTCTGCAATTCCTGCCTATGCTTTGCCGCCTCTGTACTATGGTAAATCCAATGAGCATAGTACCTTTGCGGGAACGATTACGATGAGTACGCAAACGATGCTAGCAGTATTGACGGATATTGCCGAAAGTGTTTATCGAGCAGGATTTCGGAAATTAGCTTTGATGAACTCCCACGGGGGACAGCCGCAGATCCTCGAAATAGTTGCTCGCGATCTGCATGAGAAATATCCAGACTTGATGATTTTCCCTCTCTTTACTTGGCGCGTTCCTAATGTGGCAAAGGATTTATTAACCTCAAAGGAATTGGAATTGGGAATTCATGGAGGGGATGCGGAAACTAGCTTGATGTTGGCGCTTTTGCCCGAACAGGTGGATATGGACAAAGCCGTAACAGAATATCCCTATGGCTTACCTGAGCAAAGTATGCTGAGTATGGAAGGGGCAAATCCCTTTGCATGGGTAACGCGAGATTTGACTCAGAGTGGAGTTTTGGGTGATGCTAGGGTAGCAACTAAGGAAAAAGGCGAAAAGATTTTGGCTTCTTTGGTTGATGGTTGGACAGAATTGATCAAAGATATCTATAAATTTGAGCAACCTAAGGCGTATGGCAATCATCTCCTCTAA
- the ruvB gene encoding Holliday junction branch migration DNA helicase RuvB — protein sequence MAIISSKPNPNPDGDRNGDQVIDQTAQNSASASEKSLGKTPSKKSPRRAKKDQPSPEMQQALDLLQAEATPEEKLEDQLAKDNAVAAAQVGADINIRPKNLEDYIGQKDLKELLHIAIAAAKSRSSALDHLLLYGPPGLGKTSLALIIAQEMGVQCKITSAPALERPRDVAGLLVSLQQGDILFIDEIHRLPSVTEEILYPAMEDYRLDITIGKGQGARIRSVQLNKFTLIGATTRIGALSSPLRDRFGFVQHFRFYEQDELTQIVSRSAKILETPIHDDGAIAIAARSRGTPRIANRLLKRVRDYAEVKAKGEQITGAIAESALELFNVDPKGLDWIDRKLLTVLIENFNGGPAGLDTLAAATGEDAHTIEEVYEPYLLQIGYINRTPRGRVATAAAWKHLGYSVQTAIAGLL from the coding sequence ATGGCAATCATCTCCTCTAAACCAAATCCAAATCCCGATGGCGATCGCAATGGTGATCAGGTTATCGATCAAACTGCTCAAAATTCTGCGTCAGCTTCTGAAAAATCTCTGGGCAAAACTCCTAGCAAAAAATCACCCCGTCGCGCCAAGAAAGATCAGCCATCGCCCGAAATGCAACAGGCGCTAGATTTATTGCAAGCGGAGGCAACTCCAGAGGAGAAGTTAGAGGATCAATTAGCGAAAGATAATGCGGTAGCGGCTGCTCAAGTCGGGGCTGATATTAATATCCGTCCTAAAAATCTGGAAGATTATATTGGACAAAAAGATTTAAAAGAACTTCTCCATATTGCGATCGCAGCAGCAAAATCGCGATCGTCTGCCCTCGATCATTTGTTGTTATATGGCCCCCCCGGATTAGGTAAAACTTCCCTTGCTTTAATCATTGCGCAGGAAATGGGTGTGCAATGCAAAATCACCTCTGCACCTGCCCTTGAACGTCCCCGTGATGTGGCTGGTTTATTAGTTTCTCTGCAACAGGGAGACATTCTCTTTATTGATGAAATCCATCGTTTACCGAGTGTGACCGAAGAGATTCTCTATCCTGCGATGGAAGATTATCGCCTTGATATTACGATTGGGAAAGGGCAAGGGGCAAGAATTCGCAGTGTGCAGTTAAATAAATTTACGCTGATCGGCGCAACTACGAGAATTGGAGCTTTATCTTCACCATTACGCGATCGCTTTGGCTTTGTGCAACACTTCCGTTTCTATGAGCAGGATGAACTAACCCAAATTGTCTCTCGCAGTGCCAAAATTCTAGAGACCCCAATCCATGATGATGGAGCGATCGCGATCGCTGCCAGATCAAGGGGTACGCCTCGGATTGCCAATCGCTTATTAAAGAGGGTGCGGGACTATGCCGAGGTCAAGGCAAAGGGTGAACAAATTACAGGTGCGATCGCCGAATCGGCGCTGGAATTATTTAATGTCGATCCTAAAGGATTAGATTGGATTGATCGCAAACTGTTAACGGTATTAATCGAGAACTTTAATGGAGGTCCCGCAGGTTTGGATACCTTAGCGGCGGCGACGGGAGAGGATGCTCACACAATTGAAGAAGTATATGAGCCATATTTATTGCAAATTGGCTATATCAATCGCACACCACGCGGACGGGTAGCTACAGCAGCAGCATGGAAGCATTTGGGCTATTCTGTGCAAACAGCGATCGCGGGTTTGTTGTAG
- a CDS encoding protein kinase domain-containing protein: protein MLGKLLDRRYRIIRELAEGGFSQTYLAEDTRLPKNPKCVVKHLNPTIDDPVFTQKALELFKAEAETLQELGRHDRIPQLYAYFQENKEFYLVQEYIAGHPLSTEMSPGSQMAEARVAQIVKEILVILQFVHQYNVIHRDIKPSNLIRRHSDGKLVLIDFGTVKQVQMEVANAHNKARVTLPIGTPGYMSYEQERGQSVSCSDIYSLGMVALQALTGKHPSQFPRDRDNEIIWRSYAKVSREFALVLDRMIRCNPRDRYQTVEEVLKDITKLPKLSTASPRITDDREVKPDTLSSLFLPSAIALLLLATGSYLLSTVWNPFRSDISLNINSTSSPIPSPSLSPAATTPQTLSSISPDRKTSYDQLSNYLTAKNWKAADNETYLLLLKAAGNQSYNDGTFHPDEFNRITCADLVLIDQLWTNASNGKQGLTAQKRIYDGTAKDIRRTYENIGWFNSSDELLIETAYNRQTSRWEYIEGRQPNFKSPPVGHFPFLLRDPTSKNLEKIVTTFYRCSS from the coding sequence ATGTTAGGCAAGCTCCTTGATCGACGATATCGCATTATTAGAGAACTCGCAGAAGGTGGATTTTCGCAAACTTACCTTGCTGAAGACACCCGTTTACCTAAAAATCCTAAATGTGTCGTCAAGCATCTCAATCCCACCATTGATGATCCTGTTTTTACGCAAAAGGCGCTTGAACTATTTAAAGCGGAAGCAGAAACCTTGCAGGAATTGGGAAGACATGATCGCATTCCTCAACTATATGCCTATTTCCAAGAGAATAAAGAATTTTATCTGGTTCAAGAATATATTGCAGGACATCCCCTCAGTACGGAAATGTCCCCCGGAAGCCAAATGGCAGAGGCGAGAGTAGCTCAAATTGTCAAAGAAATCCTAGTAATTTTGCAGTTTGTCCATCAATACAATGTCATTCATCGCGATATCAAGCCTAGTAACTTAATTCGTCGTCATAGCGATGGCAAGTTAGTTCTCATTGACTTTGGTACTGTCAAACAAGTGCAGATGGAAGTTGCTAACGCCCATAACAAAGCAAGGGTGACATTGCCGATCGGTACTCCCGGATATATGTCCTACGAACAAGAACGTGGACAATCTGTATCCTGTAGCGATATTTATTCTTTAGGAATGGTGGCTCTGCAAGCACTGACAGGTAAGCATCCGAGCCAATTTCCTAGAGATCGTGACAATGAGATTATTTGGCGTAGCTATGCCAAGGTTAGCCGCGAATTTGCCTTGGTTTTAGATCGGATGATCCGTTGTAATCCTCGCGATCGCTATCAAACTGTGGAAGAAGTTCTCAAGGATATCACTAAACTTCCTAAGTTAAGTACCGCTTCCCCTAGAATTACTGATGATCGCGAAGTTAAGCCTGACACTCTATCATCATTATTCTTGCCATCGGCGATCGCCTTGTTATTATTAGCAACGGGAAGTTATTTATTATCTACGGTTTGGAATCCTTTTAGAAGTGATATTTCTCTTAATATTAATTCTACTTCTAGCCCTATTCCCTCGCCGAGCCTCTCTCCAGCAGCCACGACTCCTCAGACATTGTCGAGTATCTCTCCAGACCGCAAAACTAGTTATGATCAGCTTAGTAACTATCTCACGGCAAAGAATTGGAAAGCGGCGGACAATGAAACCTATCTCTTGCTGCTAAAAGCCGCAGGAAACCAATCCTATAATGATGGAACCTTTCATCCTGATGAATTTAATCGAATTACCTGTGCGGATTTGGTCTTAATTGATCAGCTATGGACAAATGCAAGTAATGGAAAGCAAGGATTGACTGCACAGAAAAGAATCTATGATGGAACTGCGAAAGATATTCGCAGAACCTACGAAAATATTGGCTGGTTTAACTCATCGGACGAACTTCTAATCGAAACTGCCTACAATCGTCAAACCTCTCGCTGGGAATATATTGAAGGTCGTCAACCTAACTTCAAATCTCCACCTGTTGGTCATTTTCCATTTTTATTGCGAGATCCGACCAGCAAGAATTTAGAAAAAATAGTGACAACCTTCTATCGATGCTCGTCCTAA
- a CDS encoding glutamyl-tRNA amidotransferase — MIEFAVNGTLMRGLELNGNLQKVGATFVREDITAPIYRLWSISDRHPAMLRVSENGQAIALEIWSITPAALGEILLSEPAGLCIGKIVLANGQEVLGVLGEPFLCESQTEITSYGGWRGYIAAAKCIRT, encoded by the coding sequence ATGATTGAATTTGCAGTTAATGGTACTTTGATGCGAGGTTTGGAATTAAATGGGAACTTACAGAAAGTTGGTGCTACCTTTGTCAGAGAAGACATAACTGCTCCCATTTATCGGCTTTGGTCAATTAGCGATCGCCATCCCGCTATGCTCAGAGTTAGCGAAAATGGACAAGCGATCGCCTTAGAAATCTGGTCAATTACTCCTGCTGCCCTTGGGGAAATCCTCTTGTCAGAACCTGCGGGCTTATGTATTGGCAAAATCGTTCTTGCAAATGGTCAGGAGGTCTTAGGGGTTTTAGGAGAGCCATTCCTCTGTGAGAGTCAAACGGAAATAACGTCCTATGGTGGTTGGAGAGGTTATATAGCTGCCGCCAAGTGTATCAGGACGTAA
- the ligA gene encoding NAD-dependent DNA ligase LigA, whose protein sequence is MAPETQNSQSSALDTLQVRAVELRKILQRASYEYYALDAPTMEDSVYDALYYELLDLEKQYPQLITPDSPTQRVGEKPVSQFVSVQHHVPLYSLENAFTTDDVNSWQERCQKSLTEKVAAKEPLSQMEYVCELKIDGSAIALTYEQGILVRGATRGDGVSGEDITTNIKTIRSIPLKLNLENPPDHLEIRGEAFLPIAVFDEINQERSQQGEALFANPRNAAAGTLRQLDSRIVAKRRLDFFAYTIHLPESKLSPSNPPLSDLPLFLPPSPRGRGAGGEGIISSQWQALEFLQQIGFRVNPNKKLCKSIQELQDYYDHWATARHDLPYMTDGMVIKLNSFPQQERLGFTQKTPRWAIAWKYPAEEMPTVIEAVTVQVGRTGTLTPVAELRPVLLAGTTVSRATLHNSDRLAELDLHIGDTAIVRKAGEIIPEVVRILSELRPYSAIRFVMPTHCPECGQPVLKPEDEAATRCINRSCPAIVRGALEHWVSREALDINGIGEKLVKQLVTENHVTSIADLYALTSEQLQTLDRMGQKSADKIIAAIAQSKTKPWARVLYGLGIRHVGSVNAQTITDNFPNVELLASANKEAIASIFGIGEEIAQSIYDWFRKDINQHLVERLQSAGLQFVSEPKEGKAIALNPNIAGKTFVVTGTLPTLKRDEAKDLIKSAGGKVTDSISKKTNYLVVGAEAGSKLEKAQSLGVTCISEEELLQLLG, encoded by the coding sequence GATGGAAGACTCAGTTTACGATGCGCTCTACTATGAATTACTGGATCTCGAAAAGCAATATCCACAGCTAATTACCCCCGACAGCCCCACCCAGCGCGTTGGCGAAAAGCCCGTGAGCCAGTTCGTCTCAGTTCAGCATCACGTTCCCCTTTATAGTTTAGAAAATGCCTTCACTACCGATGATGTGAACTCATGGCAAGAACGTTGTCAAAAAAGCTTAACCGAGAAAGTGGCTGCAAAGGAGCCACTTTCTCAAATGGAATATGTTTGTGAATTGAAGATTGATGGATCAGCGATCGCCTTAACCTACGAGCAAGGTATATTAGTGCGTGGCGCAACTAGAGGTGATGGTGTATCAGGGGAAGACATCACCACCAATATTAAAACCATTCGTTCCATTCCCTTAAAACTCAATTTAGAAAATCCACCCGATCACTTAGAAATTCGGGGAGAAGCATTTCTACCGATCGCAGTTTTTGATGAGATTAACCAAGAGCGATCGCAACAGGGAGAAGCCCTCTTCGCAAATCCCCGCAACGCTGCCGCAGGGACATTACGCCAACTCGATTCACGCATCGTCGCCAAACGCCGCCTTGATTTCTTTGCTTATACAATCCACCTTCCCGAATCTAAACTTTCACCATCTAATCCTCCCTTATCAGATTTACCTCTATTCTTACCCCCCTCTCCCAGAGGGAGAGGGGCTGGGGGTGAGGGCATTATTTCCTCTCAATGGCAAGCCCTAGAGTTTCTGCAACAAATTGGATTTCGCGTTAATCCCAACAAAAAACTCTGTAAGTCCATTCAAGAACTACAGGACTATTACGACCATTGGGCAACCGCACGCCATGATCTGCCCTACATGACCGATGGCATGGTGATTAAGCTCAATTCCTTTCCGCAACAGGAGCGCTTAGGCTTTACCCAAAAAACACCACGTTGGGCGATCGCTTGGAAATATCCCGCCGAAGAAATGCCTACGGTAATTGAAGCTGTCACCGTCCAAGTGGGGCGCACAGGCACGCTCACTCCTGTTGCCGAATTGCGCCCTGTTCTTCTTGCAGGTACGACCGTCTCTAGGGCGACTTTGCACAATAGCGATCGCCTCGCTGAACTAGATTTACATATCGGTGATACGGCGATCGTCCGCAAAGCAGGAGAAATCATTCCTGAAGTGGTGCGGATTTTGTCTGAGTTACGTCCCTATAGCGCTATCCGTTTTGTGATGCCTACCCATTGCCCAGAATGTGGTCAGCCCGTTCTTAAACCTGAAGATGAAGCCGCCACCCGTTGTATTAATCGGTCATGTCCTGCGATCGTGCGAGGGGCGCTAGAGCATTGGGTGAGTCGTGAAGCTCTAGATATTAATGGCATTGGCGAGAAATTGGTTAAACAATTAGTAACCGAAAATCATGTCACTTCCATTGCCGATTTGTATGCCCTCACGAGCGAACAATTGCAAACCCTTGATCGCATGGGACAAAAATCTGCTGACAAAATTATTGCGGCGATCGCCCAATCCAAAACTAAACCTTGGGCGCGAGTCCTCTATGGCTTAGGCATCCGTCATGTGGGTAGCGTCAACGCCCAAACCATTACGGACAATTTTCCTAATGTGGAATTATTGGCAAGTGCGAATAAAGAAGCGATCGCTTCTATCTTTGGCATCGGTGAAGAAATTGCCCAATCCATTTATGACTGGTTCCGCAAAGATATTAATCAGCATTTAGTAGAACGCCTTCAAAGTGCAGGTTTACAGTTTGTGAGTGAGCCGAAAGAAGGCAAAGCGATCGCGCTTAATCCGAATATTGCAGGCAAAACATTTGTGGTGACAGGTACATTACCAACCCTCAAACGTGATGAAGCTAAGGATTTAATCAAATCCGCAGGTGGTAAAGTCACGGATTCTATTAGTAAAAAGACAAATTATTTAGTGGTCGGTGCAGAGGCTGGCTCTAAGCTTGAAAAAGCTCAATCTCTAGGTGTGACATGTATCTCAGAAGAGGAACTGCTACAATTATTAGGATAG